From a single Endozoicomonas euniceicola genomic region:
- a CDS encoding IS630 family transposase, with product MNNIDGRKISDEVREQIRFDAIKDWHAGMNPSSLARKYGTSRKTVYEWIDRYETGGWDGLKTRTGKTGPKPKLSPEQQEQLHLLLRSSTPVDYGYQTPLWTCQIVAKLIDQTFQVKYVPASVARLLKRMGFSPQKPRWGAWQQDQKKLMSG from the coding sequence ATGAACAATATTGACGGACGTAAAATCTCGGATGAGGTTCGGGAACAAATACGATTTGACGCCATTAAAGACTGGCATGCAGGCATGAACCCCTCCAGCCTCGCCCGCAAATACGGAACGTCAAGAAAGACCGTCTATGAATGGATCGACCGTTATGAAACTGGTGGATGGGATGGCCTTAAAACGCGCACAGGCAAGACCGGCCCAAAGCCAAAATTATCTCCAGAGCAGCAAGAACAGCTCCATCTGCTTCTCAGAAGCAGTACTCCCGTAGACTATGGTTATCAAACCCCTCTGTGGACTTGCCAGATAGTCGCAAAGCTGATTGATCAGACATTTCAGGTTAAATATGTACCGGCCTCTGTTGCCAGACTTCTGAAGCGAATGGGATTTAGTCCACAGAAGCCTCGTTGGGGAGCATGGCAGCAGGATCAAAAAAAATTGATGAGTGGCTGA
- a CDS encoding transposase, which translates to MPSYSPELNPDEQAWNYLKEKLGKAALKTKDEFIKFIRGKMRSLQKSPETIKGFFRLHDTSYACRQCYV; encoded by the coding sequence CTGCCGAGCTATTCACCAGAGCTGAATCCAGATGAGCAAGCCTGGAACTACCTTAAAGAAAAGTTGGGTAAGGCTGCCCTGAAGACAAAAGATGAATTTATAAAATTTATTCGGGGCAAGATGCGAAGTTTGCAAAAAAGTCCTGAAACAATCAAAGGATTCTTCAGGTTACATGACACCAGTTATGCTTGCAGGCAGTGTTACGTATAA
- a CDS encoding helix-turn-helix domain-containing protein produces MQAINAFLHPVLHGSGVYAKLFGCCLQVSIIFQIPFNGLNLESQRISFAFVGVHLFALLELRIPEYRITTKTQNILAFIAEITMSNRSSEALSPLPKRLKEARLAKGLSQKSLGILAGIDEFSASSRMNQYEKGKHTPDFATLKRLSEALELPTGYFYCEEDWQASVLKEMSSISNSRREKILTSMI; encoded by the coding sequence TTGCAAGCCATCAATGCCTTTTTGCACCCAGTGCTTCATGGTAGCGGGGTGTACGCCAAGCTCTTCGGCTGTTGCCTTCAGGTTTCGATCATTTTCCAGATACCTTTCAACGGCCTGAATCTTGAAAGTCAGAGAATAAGTTTTGCGTTTGTGGGTGTTCATCTCTTTGCACTACTTGAGCTAAGGATTCCTGAGTATCGTATCACAACTAAAACTCAGAATATCTTAGCTTTTATAGCTGAGATTACTATGAGCAACCGAAGCTCTGAAGCCCTGTCCCCACTCCCTAAGCGTCTCAAGGAAGCACGACTTGCAAAAGGATTGTCACAAAAATCTTTAGGTATCCTGGCGGGAATCGATGAATTCTCTGCAAGTTCTCGAATGAATCAATATGAGAAAGGTAAGCATACACCCGACTTCGCAACGCTGAAGAGACTGTCCGAGGCTCTTGAGTTGCCAACTGGTTATTTTTATTGCGAAGAAGACTGGCAAGCGTCAGTCCTTAAAGAAATGTCTTCTATTTCAAATTCACGTCGGGAAAAAATTCTTACAAGTATGATCTGA
- a CDS encoding transposase: MENDRNLKATAEELGVHPATMKHWVQKGIDGLQNQATKPSSTQEAEIKRLRKELNRLTEENEILIKAARMFAAQS, from the coding sequence CTGGAAAATGATCGAAACCTGAAGGCAACAGCCGAAGAGCTTGGCGTACACCCCGCTACCATGAAGCACTGGGTGCAAAAAGGCATTGATGGCTTGCAAAATCAAGCTACCAAACCCTCATCAACTCAGGAGGCTGAGATAAAAAGGCTGAGAAAGGAGCTTAATCGCCTTACAGAAGAAAATGAGATCCTTATAAAGGCGGCAAGGATGTTTGCAGCTCAGTCATAG
- a CDS encoding DUF547 domain-containing protein: MAWIRGAARLMMLLCLTFQVSVVWAAPEKDYWPFWDRHDPRSKLEVDHSDWQLILDKYVRFSEKQQMYTFVYGGVSRENSERLRRYLKSLSDYDPRTLNRNEQLAYWVNLYNALTVELILKNYPVKSITKLGKGWFRIGPWDDKLITIAGKALSLNDIEHRILRPVWNNARIHYAVNCASIGCPDLAPEAYSGKRIEAQMDEAARRFINQSKGVNFVGKRLVLSKIFEWYGDDFVGKDSSGKEFSGKEGVWRELLQFAEPGLRIRLESYKGGTSYHYNWQLNEFRR, translated from the coding sequence ATGGCTTGGATTCGAGGTGCAGCCCGGCTGATGATGCTTCTCTGCCTGACGTTTCAGGTGTCAGTAGTCTGGGCAGCCCCGGAAAAGGACTACTGGCCGTTCTGGGACAGGCATGATCCCCGCAGCAAGCTTGAGGTTGACCACAGTGACTGGCAGTTGATTCTGGATAAATACGTTCGCTTCTCAGAAAAACAGCAGATGTATACGTTTGTTTATGGTGGCGTGAGCCGGGAGAACTCAGAACGGTTACGGCGTTATTTGAAAAGTCTGTCTGATTACGACCCCAGAACTCTGAACAGGAATGAGCAGTTGGCGTACTGGGTTAATCTTTATAACGCCCTGACGGTCGAGCTGATTTTAAAAAACTATCCGGTGAAGTCGATCACTAAGCTGGGGAAAGGCTGGTTTCGTATTGGCCCCTGGGACGATAAGCTGATAACCATTGCGGGAAAAGCGCTTTCACTGAATGATATTGAACACCGTATTCTTCGACCTGTCTGGAATAATGCCCGAATACACTATGCGGTCAACTGTGCCAGTATTGGGTGCCCTGATCTTGCGCCGGAAGCCTATTCCGGCAAACGGATTGAGGCCCAGATGGATGAGGCGGCCAGACGCTTTATCAACCAGAGCAAAGGCGTTAATTTTGTAGGCAAACGACTGGTATTGTCGAAAATCTTTGAATGGTATGGCGATGACTTTGTGGGTAAGGATAGCTCTGGTAAAGAGTTCTCCGGCAAAGAAGGCGTCTGGAGAGAGTTGTTGCAGTTTGCTGAACCAGGGCTGCGAATCCGCCTTGAATCCTACAAGGGTGGAACCAGCTACCACTATAACTGGCAACTGAATGAGTTTCGTCGTTGA
- a CDS encoding DUF547 domain-containing protein, protein MKTITSLMICLGLLLSQSSFAAPASKYWGIWDKSDESSLKTIDHSAWSDLLSRYLKTYPDGTLFAYSRVSRKDRAKLQAYLASLTRVEPRRYNRKVQLAYWINLYNALTVELILKNYPVKSITKIGPWYKFGPWDEKLTEVAGKSLTLNDIEHRILRPIWRDKRIHYVVNCASKGCPDLADKAYTGATVEAMMSQAAQRFIQQEKGVDFIDGKLTLSRIYEWYAADFGSRKALMRHITENSQMAMAARIDKYKGEVIYQYRWVLNDSRQ, encoded by the coding sequence ATGAAAACAATAACCAGCCTGATGATCTGTCTGGGACTGCTTCTGTCCCAGTCCTCCTTTGCTGCACCAGCGAGCAAGTACTGGGGGATTTGGGACAAAAGCGATGAGTCATCCCTCAAAACCATTGATCATTCGGCGTGGTCAGACCTTCTTTCCCGGTATCTGAAGACCTATCCCGACGGTACGCTGTTTGCCTACAGCAGGGTGTCCAGAAAGGACCGTGCGAAACTACAGGCTTATCTTGCCAGCCTGACACGGGTGGAACCGAGGCGCTATAACCGTAAAGTGCAGCTGGCCTACTGGATTAATCTCTACAATGCCCTGACCGTTGAGTTGATTTTGAAAAACTATCCGGTTAAATCCATCACCAAAATCGGTCCCTGGTATAAATTTGGCCCCTGGGATGAAAAGCTGACTGAAGTGGCAGGTAAATCTCTGACGCTCAACGATATAGAACACAGAATTCTGCGCCCGATCTGGCGGGATAAACGTATTCATTATGTGGTTAACTGCGCCAGCAAGGGCTGCCCGGATCTTGCTGATAAGGCTTATACGGGAGCCACGGTTGAAGCCATGATGTCACAGGCTGCACAACGTTTTATTCAGCAGGAGAAAGGGGTGGACTTTATTGATGGCAAGCTGACGCTGTCACGAATCTATGAGTGGTATGCTGCGGATTTTGGTTCCAGAAAAGCTCTGATGAGGCATATTACGGAAAACAGCCAGATGGCGATGGCTGCCCGAATCGACAAATACAAAGGCGAAGTGATCTATCAATACCGCTGGGTTCTGAATGACAGCCGGCAGTGA
- a CDS encoding glucosaminidase domain-containing protein, producing MFLGLLVIVVLSSGWWHLSQQPLLFHKFIQGVTEDTEFDKQLSGTPDFGSMLDVWEKKASFFAFMKTMVDEENQQLRDTRQQLLSYKNKVTLDESQQQWVNGLARLYKVDEKKTGLDDIFDELLIKVDEIPISLALVQAANESAWGTSRFALNANNFFGQWCFSKGCGLVPERRPEGASYEVRKFDSPAHSVRSYMHNLNSSHHYESMREMRMKRREMGEPVTGLILAQGLHAYSIRGVEYVDELVRMIKGNDLLRYDLEGESIALER from the coding sequence ATGTTTCTGGGGTTGCTGGTTATTGTTGTGTTGTCGTCTGGCTGGTGGCATCTGTCGCAACAACCTTTATTGTTTCATAAATTTATACAAGGGGTAACTGAAGACACAGAGTTCGATAAGCAGTTATCGGGGACTCCTGACTTTGGCAGCATGTTGGATGTCTGGGAAAAAAAAGCCTCTTTCTTTGCCTTTATGAAAACCATGGTTGATGAAGAGAACCAGCAACTGAGAGATACTCGTCAGCAACTGTTGTCGTATAAAAACAAAGTGACTCTCGATGAAAGTCAGCAGCAGTGGGTGAACGGTCTGGCGCGTCTTTATAAAGTGGATGAAAAGAAGACCGGGCTGGATGATATTTTTGACGAACTGCTGATAAAGGTTGATGAAATTCCCATTTCTCTGGCGCTGGTTCAGGCGGCTAACGAGTCGGCGTGGGGAACTTCCCGTTTTGCCCTGAACGCTAATAATTTCTTTGGACAGTGGTGCTTTTCTAAGGGGTGTGGCCTGGTTCCGGAAAGGCGTCCGGAAGGTGCGAGTTATGAAGTCAGAAAGTTTGATTCGCCTGCCCACTCAGTACGTTCATACATGCATAACCTGAATTCCAGCCATCACTATGAAAGCATGCGGGAGATGCGCATGAAACGTCGGGAAATGGGCGAACCAGTCACTGGCCTGATTCTGGCACAGGGACTGCACGCTTATTCCATTCGTGGTGTTGAATACGTGGATGAGTTGGTGCGGATGATCAAGGGTAATGATTTGTTGCGTTATGACCTGGAAGGCGAGAGCATAGCACTGGAACGTTGA